Proteins from a genomic interval of Coccinella septempunctata chromosome 2, icCocSept1.1, whole genome shotgun sequence:
- the LOC123307050 gene encoding uncharacterized protein LOC123307050: MAQLDEEWDNLERDFDEIHQKLLNIMEYCRRLLKPENRRSSASLETEELQESEKVVLKLTQQPYFQNDIELIIKTGKVKKSSHLKSLNPYIDHEGLLRVDGRIHYAPLDYSQRHPIILPTRNHITNLIIRNTHFGWIISGTTSSSPQLRAASLIMNLNGNSVLTKFWKIEEAENSEGTTNDDTFVEEFYSNIVRRDEHGYTVKLPFKKSTTQLGESKQRTLARLFQLENKLDKDEKLSPMYKEFMQEHIALGHMKIASSNNSAKGYYIPHQPVLKEERDTTKLRVVFDASAKTSTGLSLNDILHTGPKLQQDLIDILIRWRKHKIAVTADIEKMYRQVKLDRENQPLRSILWRNTKDEPIQTYESTTVTYGTAPAAYLAIRTMRQLATDEKKNHPLAAEIVLRDFYVDDLLSGADTIEEARHIQKEVADLLKKGGFDIRKCKYNVLTESKSTVTLDDKNGPTKTLGITWTPREDNIQYLIKRNSEHRSTKSKILSEIATIFDPLILLLLSPVIIQAKLLMKEIWKTNTSWDEAPPEHIRNTWKNFRSELPKLKKVQRWIHLRRGQPLEINGFSDASLKAYGAAKYIKTTDTNGNTYVGLLASKSKVAPLKNTKTIPQLKLCAALLLAKLIKRCVTVLNHNNSKIFTWSDSQVVISWINADAGKWEMFVANRVREIPNLLGQGHWYYYRWKQYHLHSTINSSTNIVIIIVIVLLVVYFLKHRKQQQAPADAHASNRPVHPEEIELQPIFNDSRPGSQFQG, from the coding sequence ATGGCACAATTGGATGAAGAATGGGACAACTTGGAACGAGATTTTgacgaaattcatcaaaaactgcTAAATATTATGGAGTACTGCAGGAGACTCCTGAAACCAGAAAATCGTAGATCCAGCGCATCTCTGGAAACAGAGGAACTGCAGGAGAGTGAAAAAGTCGTTCTCAAGCTTACACAGCagccatattttcaaaatgacattgAGCTGATCATCAAAACAGGAAAGGTGAAGAAGTCCAGCCACCTGAAAAGTCTTAACCCATATATAGATCACGAAGGCTTACTCAGAGTAGATGGGAGAATACATTACGCACCCCTCGACTATAGCCAAAGACATCCAATTATACTACCCACAAGGAACCACATTACTAATCTCATAATAAGGAACACTCACTTCGGATGGATTATTAGCGGAACCACATCATCGAGTCCACAACTTCGTGCAGCAAGCTTGATCATGAATTTGAATGGGAATTCAGTACTTACAAAATTCTGGAAAATCGAAGAGGCAGAAAATTCCGAGGGAACAACAAACGACGATACATTCGTCGAAGAATTTTACTCTAACATCGTTCGACGGGACGAACACGGTTATACTGTGAAACTTCCATTCAAAAAAAGTACAACTCAGCTAGGAGAATCCAAGCAGAGGACACTGGCACGACTATTTCAATTGGAAAACAAGCTGGATAAAGATGAAAAGCTCAGCCCTATGTATAAAGAATTCATGCAGGAACACATTGCGCTAGGTCATATGAAAATTGCTAGCTCAAATAATTCAGCGAAGGGGTATTATATTCCACATCAACCTGTATTGAAAGAAGAACGTGATACGACAAAGCTAAGAGTCGTATTCGATGCAAGCGCAAAGACAAGTACCGGACTCAGCCTAAACGACATTCTTCACACAGGACCTAAACTACAGCAGGATCTCATAGATATTCTGATAAGATGGCGAAAACACAAAATAGCCGTAACAGCTGACATCGAGAAAATGTATAGGCAGGTGAAATTGGACAGAGAAAACCAGCCATTACGCTCTATACTCTGGAGAAACACCAAAGATGAGCCAATTCAAACCTACGAATCAACCACTGTAACCTACGGTACAGCACCAGCAGCTTACCTGGCCATAAGAACAATGAGACAACTAGCCACAGATGAGAAGAAAAACCACCCCCTTGCAGCTGAAATAGTGCTACGGGATTTCTACGTGGACGATCTTCTGAGTGGCGCAGACACTATTGAAGAAGCACGACATATACAAAAGGAAGTAGCTGACCTACTCAAAAAGGGAGGATTCGATATAAGAAAGTGCAAATATAACGTACTGACCGAAAGCAAATCCACCGTCACGCTGGATGACAAAAATGGACCAACCAAGACGCTCGGTATAACATGGACTCCCAGAGAAGATAATATTCAATATCTAATAAAACGAAACTCCGAACATCGCTCAACAAAAAGCAAGATCTTATCAGAAATCGCCACAATCTTCGATCCTCTTATCCTCTTATTATTATCTCCAGTCATTATACAGGCGAAACTGTTAATgaaagaaatatggaaaaccaACACATCATGGGATGAAGCACCACCAGAGCACATCAGGAATACCTGGAAAAACTTCAGAAGCGAGcttccaaaattaaaaaaagttcAACGCTGGATTCACCTACGGCGTGGTCAACCCTTGGAAATAAATGGATTCTCAGATGCATCCCTGAAAGCATATGGCGCTgcaaaatacataaaaacaaCAGACACAAATGGGAACACCTACGTGGGACTCCTGGCTTCCAAATCAAAAGTAGCACcactaaaaaatacaaagacaATCCCGCAGTTAAAACTCTGCGCAGCCCTTCTTCTAGCCAAACTCATCAAACGCTGCGTTACTGTCCTGAATCacaacaattcaaaaatattcacctgGTCCGACTCTCAAGTAGTAATATCATGGATAAACGCTGACGCTGGAAAGTGGGAAATGTTCGTCGCAAACAGAGTTCGAGAAATCCCTAACCTGCTAGGTCAAGGTCACTGGTACTATTACCGTTGGAAACAATATCACTTGCATTCAACGATAAACTCCAGCACGAACATCGTAATAATCATTGTCATTGTTTTACTTGTTGTTTACTTTTTAAAACATAGGAAACAACAACAAGCACCGGCTGATGCACACGCGAGCAATAGACCAGTTCATCCTGAGGAGATCGAGCTGCAGCCAATATTCAATGACTCCAGACCAGGCAGCCAGTTCCAAGGATGA